A part of Tardiphaga sp. vice304 genomic DNA contains:
- the istA gene encoding IS21 family transposase, whose product MKTVELYARVRHAVLIEGISERAAADRFGINARTVSKMLKFSVPPGYVRRKPPLRPKLDEFSGVIDAILATDKDRPKKQRHTSKRIFERLRDEHGFTGKITIVKDYVAGWRQRTQEMFVPLAHPPGHAQADFGEAIGIIGGVECKIHFFAMDLPHSDAIFVVGYPAETTEAFCDGHVRAFAFFDGVPQSILYDNTRIAVARILGDGKRQRTRVFSELQSHYLFTDRFGRPGKGNDKGKVEGLVGYARRNFLVPIPVFADFEALNGHLLEGCRKRLADRLRGHDGTIGERLQHDLAAFQKPLPAPYDACDKKPGSVNSLSLVRYRLNDYSVPTAYGHQKVLVRGYVHEVIIACGAEVIARHPRSYAREDFVFNPLHYLALIEQKTNALDQAAPLADWKLPEEFATLRRLLEARMGRSGKREFVQVLRLIEVFKVDDVAAAVRDAIARGAVGFDAVKHLVLCRIERRPPRLDMTIYPYLPKATVATTSARSYMDLLAGVAT is encoded by the coding sequence ATGAAGACAGTGGAGCTTTACGCGCGGGTCCGGCACGCCGTTCTGATCGAGGGGATCAGCGAGCGCGCTGCGGCAGACCGGTTCGGCATCAACGCCAGGACGGTCTCGAAGATGCTGAAGTTCTCGGTGCCGCCCGGGTACGTGCGCAGGAAGCCGCCGTTGCGGCCGAAGCTCGACGAGTTCAGCGGTGTTATTGATGCGATTCTGGCGACCGACAAGGACCGGCCGAAGAAGCAGCGGCATACCTCGAAGCGGATCTTCGAGCGGCTCCGCGACGAGCACGGGTTTACGGGCAAAATCACGATCGTGAAGGACTACGTTGCCGGCTGGCGCCAGCGGACGCAGGAAATGTTCGTGCCGCTTGCGCATCCGCCGGGGCATGCCCAGGCCGACTTCGGCGAAGCGATCGGCATCATCGGCGGCGTCGAGTGCAAGATCCACTTCTTCGCGATGGACTTGCCGCACTCCGACGCGATCTTCGTGGTGGGCTATCCGGCGGAGACGACGGAAGCGTTCTGCGACGGGCACGTGCGAGCATTCGCGTTCTTCGACGGCGTGCCGCAGTCGATCCTGTATGACAACACCAGGATCGCGGTTGCCCGCATTCTCGGCGATGGCAAGCGTCAGCGCACGCGCGTGTTCAGCGAGCTGCAATCGCATTACCTGTTCACGGATCGGTTTGGCCGCCCTGGCAAGGGTAACGACAAGGGCAAGGTCGAGGGGCTTGTGGGGTATGCGCGGCGGAACTTCCTGGTGCCGATCCCCGTGTTCGCTGACTTCGAGGCCTTGAACGGGCATCTTCTGGAGGGGTGCCGGAAGCGCCTTGCGGACCGGCTGCGCGGCCATGACGGCACGATCGGCGAGCGGCTGCAGCACGATCTCGCCGCGTTCCAGAAGCCGCTGCCGGCGCCCTACGACGCTTGCGACAAGAAGCCGGGCAGCGTCAACTCGCTCTCGCTGGTGCGCTATCGGCTGAATGACTACTCGGTGCCGACGGCCTATGGGCACCAGAAGGTTCTGGTCCGTGGCTACGTGCACGAGGTCATCATCGCCTGCGGAGCCGAGGTGATTGCGCGCCATCCCCGCTCCTACGCGCGCGAGGACTTCGTGTTCAATCCGCTGCACTACCTGGCGCTCATCGAGCAGAAAACCAATGCGCTCGACCAGGCAGCCCCGCTCGCCGATTGGAAGTTGCCCGAGGAGTTCGCGACGCTGCGGCGCCTGCTTGAGGCCCGTATGGGCAGGTCCGGCAAGCGCGAGTTTGTGCAGGTGCTGCGGCTGATCGAGGTGTTCAAGGTCGACGACGTGGCCGCCGCTGTGCGCGACGCAATCGCGCGCGGTGCGGTCGGCTTCGATGCCGTGAAGCATCTGGTGCTGTGCCGTATCGAGCGGCGTCCGCCACGCCTCGACATGACGATCTATCCGTATCTGCCCAAAGCGACGGTCGCGACAACATCGGCGCGGTCGTACATGGATCTGTTGGCCGGAGTGGCGACATGA
- the istB gene encoding IS21-like element helper ATPase IstB: protein MTDAPQILLAHHLKALKLPTFLREYDKVARLCAAEGVDHPRYLMRLAEMEMIDRERRMVERRIKAARFPTVKSLDSFDFLALPSLNKMLVLELARSDYVERRENIIAVGNSGTGKSHIALGLGLAACQKGLSVGFITASALVHELLEARDEKRLLRLQRQLAGYKLLIIDELGYVPLSVTGAELLFEVFSQRYERGSTLVTSNLPFDEWTSVFGSERLTGALLDRLTHHVHILEMNGDSFRLADSRRRSRRARSEPPADAASQE from the coding sequence ATGACCGACGCGCCGCAGATCCTGCTCGCCCACCATCTGAAGGCGTTGAAGCTGCCGACGTTCCTGCGAGAGTACGACAAGGTCGCCCGGCTGTGTGCGGCTGAAGGCGTCGACCATCCGCGTTACCTGATGCGGCTGGCCGAGATGGAGATGATTGATCGCGAGCGACGTATGGTGGAGCGCCGGATCAAGGCGGCGCGGTTCCCGACCGTTAAAAGCCTCGACAGCTTCGACTTCCTGGCGTTGCCATCGCTGAACAAGATGTTGGTGCTGGAACTGGCGCGCTCGGACTACGTCGAGCGGCGCGAAAACATCATTGCTGTCGGCAACAGCGGCACAGGCAAGAGCCACATCGCGCTCGGGCTTGGCTTGGCGGCCTGCCAGAAGGGTCTATCGGTTGGCTTCATCACGGCGTCGGCTCTGGTCCACGAACTGCTCGAAGCGCGCGACGAAAAACGGCTACTGCGTCTTCAGCGTCAGCTCGCCGGCTACAAGCTGCTGATCATCGACGAACTCGGCTATGTACCACTCTCTGTGACCGGGGCCGAGCTGCTGTTCGAGGTCTTCAGCCAGCGCTACGAGCGAGGCAGCACGTTGGTCACGAGCAATCTGCCGTTCGACGAGTGGACGTCCGTGTTCGGCTCCGAGCGGCTCACCGGCGCGCTCCTCGACCGCCTCACGCATCACGTCCATATCCTCGAAATGAACGGCGATAGCTTCAGGCTCGCTGACTCCAGGCGCCGGTCACGCCGAGCGCGGTCAGAACCGCCGGCGGACGCGGCCTCTCAGGAATGA
- the istB gene encoding IS21-like element helper ATPase IstB, with protein MNATVKIDAARVELLLSELRLPGIKLIWAALAETADKEGWPAARFLAALAEQEMVERNRRRFERHLDEARLPPGKTLAAFDFDAVPMISKAQVQALAAGDAWLDKGANLLCFGPPGGGKSHLAAALGMSLIENGWRVLFTRTTDLVQKLQIARRDLTLEAAIAKLDKYHLLILDDLAYVTKDQAETSVLFELISARYERRSMLITANQPFGEWGKIFPDQAMTLAAIDRLVHHATILEMNVDSYRRKEALDKARGAGRPPTRATIKASS; from the coding sequence ATGAACGCGACCGTCAAGATCGACGCCGCCCGTGTCGAATTGCTGCTCAGCGAACTGCGTCTGCCCGGCATCAAGCTGATCTGGGCCGCCCTGGCGGAAACCGCCGATAAGGAAGGCTGGCCCGCCGCCCGCTTCCTGGCGGCCCTGGCTGAACAGGAGATGGTGGAGCGAAACCGTCGTCGCTTCGAGCGTCATCTGGATGAAGCCCGCCTGCCGCCGGGCAAGACCCTCGCTGCATTCGACTTCGATGCCGTGCCGATGATCTCAAAGGCGCAGGTGCAGGCTCTCGCCGCCGGTGACGCCTGGCTCGACAAGGGCGCCAATCTGTTGTGTTTTGGTCCCCCTGGCGGCGGCAAATCGCATCTGGCAGCGGCGCTCGGCATGTCCCTGATCGAAAACGGTTGGCGCGTGTTGTTCACCAGAACCACCGATCTCGTGCAAAAGCTCCAGATCGCGCGCCGCGATCTCACGCTTGAAGCGGCGATCGCCAAACTCGACAAATATCACCTGCTGATCCTCGACGATCTGGCCTATGTGACCAAGGATCAAGCGGAGACCAGCGTTCTGTTCGAGTTGATCAGCGCTCGCTACGAACGCCGCTCGATGCTGATCACCGCCAATCAGCCATTCGGTGAATGGGGAAAAATCTTCCCGGATCAAGCTATGACCCTCGCGGCGATCGACCGCCTCGTCCATCACGCCACGATCCTCGAAATGAATGTCGACAGCTATCGCCGGAAAGAGGCTCTCGACAAGGCTCGTGGAGCCGGACGACCGCCAACGCGCGCGACAATCAAAGCGTCATCCTGA
- the istA gene encoding IS21 family transposase, with protein sequence MAGRHVTDQQMRLFMSLRRNHSPAVAAAKAGFSTSAAYRYEKDPRLPTQKKARRARRRADPFIDVWENEVLPILRAAPGLRPIAVFEELCRRHPELGSGTRRTLERRIRAWRAVNGPDREVIFRQEHPPGRMGLSDFTEVADLGVTIAGQLLDCRLYHFRLPFSGFEHAHVVLGGESFVALAEGLQNALWSLGGVPEQHRSDSLSAAFRNLGADAKEDLTTRYEAFCGHYGMTPTRNNPGVSHENGSIESAHGHLKRALADALLLRASRDFDDLAAWRGFVDEIVGRGNARNAKRIDQERTALKKLPVRKTADYEEVNVDVTTSSAFTLRKVFYSVPSRLIGHRLRVRLYDDRLECFQGATHIITLRRGRTQPNGKHGHVIDYRHVIHSLRRKPMALLNLVYRDQLFPRRVYARAFDALLAGIGERPACRAMVGLLALAHERACEAELGAVLQATLDDGILPDLKALIERFRPKGMALPVVVVTLPSLAIYDQIAAAVGEAA encoded by the coding sequence TTGGCCGGCCGGCATGTCACCGATCAACAAATGAGGCTTTTCATGAGCTTGCGTCGCAACCATTCGCCAGCCGTCGCCGCTGCAAAGGCTGGTTTCAGCACCTCCGCCGCCTACCGATACGAGAAGGATCCCCGACTTCCGACCCAGAAGAAGGCGCGCCGCGCACGCCGTCGAGCCGATCCGTTCATCGACGTTTGGGAGAACGAAGTTCTGCCGATACTGAGGGCCGCCCCCGGATTGCGGCCGATCGCCGTGTTCGAGGAACTATGCCGGCGGCATCCGGAACTGGGTTCTGGAACGCGGCGGACGCTCGAGCGGCGCATTCGGGCATGGCGGGCGGTGAACGGGCCGGATCGGGAGGTGATCTTCCGTCAGGAACATCCGCCGGGTCGCATGGGGTTGTCGGACTTCACCGAGGTCGCCGATCTCGGCGTCACCATTGCGGGCCAGTTGCTGGACTGCCGGCTCTATCACTTCCGGCTGCCTTTCTCCGGCTTCGAACACGCCCACGTCGTGCTCGGTGGCGAAAGCTTTGTCGCGCTGGCGGAAGGCTTGCAGAACGCGCTGTGGTCGCTGGGCGGGGTTCCGGAGCAGCACCGCAGCGACAGCCTGTCGGCCGCGTTCCGCAATCTCGGAGCCGATGCCAAGGAGGATTTGACGACGCGCTATGAGGCGTTCTGCGGCCATTACGGCATGACGCCGACCCGCAACAATCCCGGCGTATCGCATGAGAACGGCTCGATCGAAAGTGCGCATGGCCATCTCAAGAGAGCGCTGGCCGATGCCCTGCTGCTGCGTGCCTCACGCGACTTCGACGATCTTGCGGCCTGGCGGGGTTTTGTCGACGAGATCGTTGGCCGCGGCAACGCGCGCAATGCCAAGCGTATCGATCAGGAGCGGACGGCGCTGAAGAAACTGCCGGTGCGCAAGACCGCCGATTATGAGGAGGTCAACGTCGACGTCACGACCTCCAGCGCCTTCACGTTGCGCAAGGTGTTTTACTCGGTCCCATCCCGCCTGATCGGTCACCGGCTGCGCGTACGTCTTTATGACGACCGGCTCGAATGCTTCCAGGGCGCCACGCACATCATCACCTTGCGACGCGGGCGAACCCAGCCCAACGGCAAACACGGCCACGTCATCGACTATCGCCATGTCATCCATTCGCTGCGCCGCAAACCGATGGCGCTGCTCAATCTGGTCTATCGCGACCAGTTGTTCCCCCGCCGCGTCTACGCCCGTGCGTTCGACGCCTTGCTCGCCGGCATTGGCGAAAGACCAGCCTGCCGTGCCATGGTCGGGCTTCTGGCGCTCGCACATGAACGGGCCTGCGAGGCGGAGCTCGGTGCCGTGCTGCAAGCCACGCTCGACGACGGCATCCTGCCGGATCTCAAGGCGCTGATCGAACGCTTCCGACCGAAGGGCATGGCACTACCGGTCGTCGTCGTCACGCTGCCCTCGCTCGCTATCTACGACCAGATTGCCGCGGCTGTGGGAGAAGCCGCATGA